From Myxococcales bacterium, a single genomic window includes:
- a CDS encoding DUF2330 domain-containing protein has protein sequence MRSWIRVGVALGFVVAASGSARDATACGGTFCDQAPAGQPPMPVDQTGENVLFVMQNGFVEAHIQIQYQGDPARFAWLIPVPVKPELSVGSQVLFTNLLNGTVPSFTTTTTFQFCSGDDSTSQGSGFGCSSSSSDSAGGSYGPTGAGGSGSQNNTPTVIGRQAVGNFESLILQPTDAKGMLDWLVQNNYDADQADAEPILKDYIDRGYVFVALKLQADAGVDEIHPIVVRYPGDEPCVPLKLTRIAAVEDMTVRTFFLGADRVVPSGGYKHVTLNSARLDWTGLGQNYSLAIARAVDSPAANGRAFITEYAGPSTAVSPAGISQTNWDGTAFKAIDPYEVMNQLEAWNLASCQSAANCQSSNPLVFPLLADYLPPPDGVTAAAYYSCMTCYPNADLTLWNGDAFAADFDELIAKPAQHATSVLQNNLYLTRMVTRISPAEMTEDPMFRVTPMALPDVSNQLSATRTNQCDGTLMTTTSDGRNVAGTTAPGDLPADVPWASKIEEFTLAGEYVLLVDNEEKIGAALADYNHSSAPGSSTTPGQASGLGNDTNGACGCAVPARRASHGILLGLFGVLGLWRRAAKRRGRPASRK, from the coding sequence TGCGCTCTTGGATTCGCGTGGGTGTGGCGTTGGGATTCGTGGTGGCGGCGTCGGGCTCGGCGCGTGACGCGACGGCTTGTGGTGGGACGTTCTGTGATCAGGCGCCGGCGGGGCAACCGCCGATGCCAGTCGACCAGACCGGCGAAAACGTGCTGTTCGTGATGCAGAACGGCTTCGTCGAGGCCCACATCCAGATCCAGTACCAGGGCGACCCCGCGCGGTTTGCCTGGCTCATCCCGGTGCCGGTCAAACCCGAGCTGTCGGTGGGCTCGCAGGTGCTGTTCACGAACCTGCTGAACGGCACGGTCCCGTCGTTCACGACCACGACCACGTTCCAGTTTTGCTCAGGCGACGACTCGACCTCACAAGGCTCCGGTTTTGGGTGCAGCTCATCGTCGAGCGACAGCGCGGGCGGCAGTTACGGCCCGACGGGAGCGGGAGGCAGCGGCTCCCAGAACAACACCCCGACCGTCATCGGCCGGCAAGCCGTGGGCAATTTCGAGAGCCTGATCCTCCAGCCAACGGACGCCAAGGGCATGCTCGACTGGCTGGTGCAGAACAACTACGACGCCGACCAAGCCGACGCCGAGCCAATCCTGAAGGACTACATCGACCGCGGCTACGTGTTCGTGGCGCTGAAGCTCCAGGCCGACGCCGGCGTGGACGAGATCCATCCGATCGTCGTTCGCTACCCGGGCGACGAGCCGTGTGTGCCGCTGAAGCTCACGCGCATTGCCGCCGTCGAAGACATGACGGTCCGCACCTTCTTTTTGGGAGCAGACCGCGTCGTGCCGAGCGGTGGCTACAAACACGTGACACTGAACAGTGCGCGTCTGGACTGGACAGGCCTCGGACAAAACTACAGCCTAGCCATCGCCCGGGCGGTGGACAGCCCGGCGGCCAACGGGCGCGCTTTCATCACCGAGTACGCAGGTCCGAGCACGGCGGTCAGCCCCGCCGGCATCTCACAGACCAACTGGGATGGTACAGCCTTCAAGGCCATCGACCCCTACGAGGTCATGAACCAGCTCGAAGCCTGGAACCTCGCGAGCTGCCAGTCGGCTGCAAACTGCCAGTCGAGCAACCCGCTGGTGTTCCCGTTGCTGGCCGACTACCTGCCCCCGCCCGACGGGGTAACGGCGGCCGCGTACTACTCCTGCATGACGTGTTACCCGAACGCGGATCTGACGCTCTGGAACGGCGACGCTTTTGCGGCGGACTTCGACGAGCTGATCGCAAAACCCGCGCAGCACGCGACTTCGGTTCTGCAGAACAACCTCTACCTGACCCGCATGGTCACGCGCATCTCTCCGGCGGAGATGACGGAAGACCCCATGTTCCGCGTGACCCCGATGGCGCTGCCGGACGTCTCGAACCAGCTCTCGGCGACGCGCACCAATCAGTGCGACGGCACGCTGATGACCACCACCTCGGACGGGCGGAACGTGGCCGGCACGACGGCGCCCGGCGACCTGCCGGCGGACGTGCCGTGGGCGAGCAAGATCGAAGAGTTCACCCTCGCGGGCGAGTACGTGCTCCTGGTGGACAACGAAGAGAAGATCGGGGCGGCGCTGGCTGACTACAACCACTCCAGCGCACCCGGCTCGTCGACCACACCGGGCCAGGCGAGCGGTCTGGGGAACGACACGAATGGCGCCTGCGGGTGTGCGGTTCCGGCACGCCGCGCGAGCCATGGCATCCTCCTCGGGCTCTTCGGCGTGCTCGGTTTGTGGCGACGAGCGGCAAAGAGGCGCGGGCGGCCGGCTTCGCGCAAGTAG